The Humulus lupulus chromosome 3, drHumLupu1.1, whole genome shotgun sequence genome window below encodes:
- the LOC133823969 gene encoding uncharacterized protein LOC133823969, with protein sequence MQASNVGYELRCMLFLAIVTGPAKRWFKKFRRHSISSWDQLAKEFKKQFKAMVGVRLEALALTNVKQQQGESLKSYLARFNIEVARARNINDSGHHMAIRAASTLVAPSTLRPSGNNPSKRKKNEGNNFEADGGKKKKGDKYFSIYTVYTKLNETRENIFLANENQVSFRRPDPMWNQKAKRDSNKYCRFHRDVEHTTDECRQLKDENEGLISRGHFRQYVRN encoded by the exons atgcaagcCAGCAATGTTGGTTATGAGCTCCGATGTATGTTGTTCCTAGCTATTGtgacaggaccagcaaaaagatGGTTCAAAAAGTTTAGGAGACATTCAATCTCATCTTGGGATCAGTTAGCAAAAGaatttaagaagcagttcaaagccatggtagGCGTCAGGCTCGAAGCCTTGGCTTTGACCAATGTCAAACAACAACAAGGAGAGTCATTGAAGAGTTACCTTGCAAGGTTTAATATAGAAGTAGCTCGAGCCCGCAACATCAACGACAGTGGCCACCATATGGCTATAAGAGCTG cctcgaccttgGTTGCCCCATCGACGTTAAGACCTTCCGGAaataacccttcaaaaagaaagaaaaatgaagggaataacttcGAGGCAGACGGGGGGAAAAAAAAGAAGGGAGAtaagtatttctccatttacacgGTATATACAAAGCTCAATGAGACTCGAGAAAATATCTTCCTTGCCAATGAGAATCAGGTCTCGTTTAGACGACCTGACCCAATGTGGAATCAAAAGGCAAAGAGGGACTCCAATAAATATTGCAGATTCCACAGAGACGTCGAGCATACCACTGATGAATgccgacaactgaaggatgagaacGAAGGCTTGATATCGAGGGGACATTTCAGACAATATGTGAGAAACTGA